The Xanthomonas sontii genomic sequence TCAATATAAAAGATGAAAACTCCTCATCGTAATTACTCGCTATTTCGTTAAAAATTTCACAAACACTTTCTTTCTGACTCTCTGAGAGACCCTGTAGTTCAGATGCAATTTGCTCCATCATTTTAATTGCAGCGTCACGATCTATAACACTTGAACCCGAAAACTCAAAAAACAAACAAGCGTCTATAACTATTTTTGCCAAGATAGTGCTCATCTCATTCATGACTTGAACACCTTTACTTTTGTGTTTTTAATTTCAATCTGCGGCACCTGGCCGGTACCTGGATCGATCTGCTGGTACCGGCCGGGCACGCTGCCGGCGGTCAGTACCGCCTGTACGCCGCTCTGAACATGAGATGCAGATGCCGCGCTTCAAACCACATGTTGCGCTTGCAAATTGAAACCGCCCGCCCCACCAGATACTTTTGCACCGACTATTTATCTTGCTACTTGCCTCTCTTCCTCAAAGAGTATTCTTCAACATATTCCTTTGGCGGAAATGCCGTACCAAAAACTTGCAATTCGCCGGTGTCCTTATCAATCAAAATAGGACCATTTCCAACGAGATGGAAAGAGAAATCACCCGTTTCAACATATTCTTTAGAATCGAAGCAAAACAACCACCCTTCAGGAAACTCTTCAGAGTGAGTTATCACCAACTGCGCTGAGGACTTACTCAGGTGACCAACGACCACCTTCAAAGCCTCCTCAAAATCTATCATTGATTTGTCCTCAAAAATTTAAACGACTTGAATTTATCAAGGTCAGCCGCCTTCCCTGTTTGCCCATCCAAAAATCTAATGGCCCCATTTTGGTTTACAACATTAAACACATGCCCAGGCTGACCAGGACCATATGAGCCGTATACAATTCCACGCGCACCAGCGCCTATGTCAATCATCTTCTGATAGATACTTTCAGCAGATGGGACCGACACAAATTTTGTGCCGAACTGCTTTTCCAATACTGTGATTGAGACACCATCTGTTGAATTTATCGGAAGCGCTGAAGCTGGTGCAGGTCGTGGCCGGCCGCGATCTGCACGGTGTCGCCACTGAGCGTGGTTGCCACGGCGGTGCTGTCGTGCCACTCGTCATGTGTCGTCGTGGTCTTGCTGGACAGGAAGCCGGTTTTCTTCTTCTGCATGTCCTGCACGGCGTCGTGCTGCTCCTGCTCGGTGAGCAGGTTGACGTCGTTGCCGGCGGACACCGCCAGCGCGCCCTTGTCGGTGAACAGGTTGGCCGCGGTCAGGTTCACGTCGTGGCCGGACTGCAGGGCGATGTCGCCGCCAGCGGTGAACTCGCTGCCGTGGACGGTCTCGTCGCGGGTGCTGGTGGTCTGCTTGAAGCGCTTGCGCGTCTCCAGGATGGTGCTGCTGTCGACCGTGGTCAGCGTGGTGCTGTTGAGGTCGTTGCCGGCGACCACGGCCAGGCCGTTGCCGGCGTCGAGCTTGGCGGCGGTCAGGTTGACGTCGTGGCCGGCGCTGAGCACCAGGTTGCCACCGGCGGTGAGTGCTTGCTGGTCGATGTCCTGGGTGGTCGTGGTGATGACGACCTTGGTCTTGCCCTGGCGGGTCTGGTCGGTGACGGTGCGGCTATCGCGCAGCACCGACGTGACATTGAGATCGTGCCCGGCCGCGGCGATCAGGTTGCCGTCAACGCTGACCTGCGCCTGGCGGATGGTGAGATCGTTGCCGGCGGCCAATTGCAGGCTGCCGCCGGTGGCGATGCTGGTGCGCACCGTGGCCTTGTCGTTGGCGTCGGTGACCGGGGTCAGCGACAGGTCGTGGCCTGCCTGCAGGGACAGGTTGTTGCCGACGGTCAGGCTGGTGCCATCGCCGCCGCGGGTCAGGCCGAACTCGTTGCGCAGGGCGGTCGGTTGCAGCGTAGGGTTGTTGCCCGCCAGCAGTGCGGCGCTGTTGCCGGCCTGCAAGGTGGTGCAGGTGAAAATGAGGTTAAGGCCGCGACGTTGAGCACTGTGTCGCGGGCGACGCAAACGGCTCACATCCCTGTGTAGCTGCAATTATTTATTATATTT encodes the following:
- a CDS encoding YrhB domain-containing protein → MIDFEEALKVVVGHLSKSSAQLVITHSEEFPEGWLFCFDSKEYVETGDFSFHLVGNGPILIDKDTGELQVFGTAFPPKEYVEEYSLRKRGK
- a CDS encoding toxin glutamine deamidase domain-containing protein, encoding MARQHRRGNHAQWRHRADRGRPRPAPASALPINSTDGVSITVLEKQFGTKFVSVPSAESIYQKMIDIGAGARGIVYGSYGPGQPGHVFNVVNQNGAIRFLDGQTGKAADLDKFKSFKFLRTNQ